One window from the genome of Spiractinospora alimapuensis encodes:
- a CDS encoding sensor histidine kinase, translating to MTNTVRHGRAGRVTVRLTYRPDQLTLSVEDDGRGFPDDVPRGNGLLGITERVTAVGGTATLRNGPEGGAHVEATLPIPPDSPTTSEAG from the coding sequence TTGACCAACACGGTGCGGCACGGGCGGGCGGGGAGGGTGACGGTGCGGCTCACCTACCGGCCGGACCAGCTCACCCTGTCGGTCGAGGACGACGGCCGTGGCTTCCCCGACGACGTTCCGCGCGGCAACGGTCTGCTCGGCATCACCGAACGCGTCACCGCGGTCGGCGGAACGGCGACACTCCGCAACGGTCCCGAGGGAGGGGCACACGTCGAGGCGACGTTGCCGATCCCCCCGGACTCTCCCACGACAAGTGAGGCTGGTTGA
- a CDS encoding ion transporter translates to MRARVRDMVEATWFQGVITVLILINAVILGLETSPAMMDSLGAILFVVDTAILTVFVVEIVLRVYAHGWRFFTDPWGWFDLAIVTIAIVPTSGPFAVLRVLRVLRVLRLISVVPPLRRVVTGLLRALPGMASIGALLGLIMYVSGVMATKLFQQTDPVHFENLGETLFTLFQITTGDNWSVIARPIVEEQPIAALFFVTFILISTFITLNLFIAVAVEALPSASQERAEKDGGGSGSAGDTAGPQGGPGGDGADVTPAQLLTEIRALRAEVAELRGYAPSDDVMSGRS, encoded by the coding sequence GTGCGAGCGCGGGTCCGGGACATGGTGGAGGCGACCTGGTTCCAGGGCGTCATCACGGTTCTGATCCTCATCAACGCCGTCATCCTCGGCCTGGAGACCTCCCCGGCCATGATGGACTCCCTGGGGGCCATCCTCTTCGTCGTCGACACCGCGATCCTCACGGTCTTCGTGGTGGAGATCGTGCTGCGTGTCTACGCGCACGGCTGGCGCTTCTTCACCGACCCCTGGGGTTGGTTCGACCTCGCGATCGTCACCATCGCGATCGTGCCGACGTCCGGGCCGTTCGCCGTGCTGCGGGTCCTGCGGGTGCTGCGCGTGCTGCGCCTCATCTCGGTGGTTCCGCCGCTGCGTCGGGTCGTGACCGGCCTGCTGCGGGCCCTTCCCGGGATGGCCTCGATCGGGGCGCTGCTCGGGCTCATCATGTACGTCTCCGGTGTGATGGCGACCAAGCTGTTCCAGCAGACCGACCCGGTGCACTTCGAGAACCTCGGCGAGACCCTGTTCACGCTGTTCCAGATCACGACCGGCGACAACTGGTCGGTCATCGCGCGGCCCATCGTGGAGGAACAGCCGATCGCGGCGCTGTTCTTCGTGACCTTCATCCTGATCTCCACGTTCATCACCCTGAACCTGTTCATCGCGGTCGCCGTCGAGGCGCTGCCGTCCGCCTCCCAGGAGCGTGCGGAGAAGGATGGGGGCGGCAGCGGGAGCGCCGGCGACACCGCCGGACCCCAGGGCGGGCCCGGTGGTGACGGGGCGGACGTCACGCCGGCGCAGTTGCTCACCGAGATCCGCGCCCTGCGCGCCGAGGTCGCCGAACTACGCGGATACGCCCCATCCGACGACGTGATGTCAGGCCGCTCCTGA
- a CDS encoding response regulator transcription factor: MKDSGAGDGRVRVLLVDDQTLVRAGFRAMLESESDIAVVGEAGDGDEAVRAAVELLPTVVLMDVRMPGVDGLEATRRIAADPRLSEVKVIILTTFDVDDYVYGALKAGASGFLVKDTEPAELIHGVRVVARGDALLAPSVTRRLIAEFATQARQQIPEARLNSLTDREREVLSLVAQGMSNDELAAHLVVSPATAKTHISRILTKLNARDRAQLVVIGYEAGLVKPGWLG, encoded by the coding sequence ATGAAGGACTCAGGTGCGGGCGACGGGCGGGTCCGGGTGCTGCTCGTGGACGACCAGACCCTGGTCCGGGCGGGGTTCCGCGCGATGTTGGAGAGCGAGTCCGACATCGCCGTCGTCGGCGAGGCCGGTGACGGCGACGAGGCGGTCCGCGCGGCGGTCGAACTCCTCCCCACCGTCGTGTTGATGGACGTCCGGATGCCGGGCGTGGACGGCCTCGAGGCGACCCGCCGCATCGCCGCCGACCCTCGACTCTCCGAGGTCAAGGTCATCATCCTGACCACCTTCGACGTCGACGACTACGTGTACGGCGCGTTGAAGGCCGGCGCGAGCGGCTTCCTGGTCAAGGACACCGAACCCGCCGAGCTGATCCACGGGGTCCGCGTGGTCGCTCGTGGCGACGCGCTGCTCGCCCCCTCCGTCACCCGCCGCCTCATCGCCGAGTTCGCCACCCAGGCCCGGCAGCAGATCCCCGAGGCGCGGCTCAACTCCCTCACCGACCGGGAACGCGAGGTCCTCAGCCTCGTCGCCCAGGGGATGTCCAACGACGAGCTCGCCGCCCACCTCGTGGTCAGCCCCGCCACCGCCAAGACCCATATCAGCCGCATCCTCACCAAACTCAACGCACGCGACCGCGCCCAACTCGTCGTCATCGGCTACGAGGCCGGCCTCGTCAAACCCGGCTGGCTCGGCTAG
- a CDS encoding DUF5957 family protein — MRAVAFAIGGLFGGLFLGFVLEVGIVFGARAVFGEVPSFLFFVGFLPVIIGVIGAVAAPMIDARKGGSAPSQS, encoded by the coding sequence ATGCGCGCGGTCGCGTTCGCCATCGGTGGTCTGTTCGGGGGACTGTTCCTTGGATTCGTTCTCGAGGTGGGTATCGTCTTCGGGGCGCGGGCGGTCTTCGGGGAGGTGCCGAGCTTCCTGTTCTTCGTCGGCTTCCTGCCGGTGATCATCGGAGTGATCGGAGCTGTGGCGGCTCCCATGATCGACGCGCGCAAGGGCGGGTCCGCGCCGAGTCAGTCCTGA
- a CDS encoding MFS transporter: MPTPSTPAPLRWALAALCVTVTVSYGVLFYAFPVLASSIADDTGWSLPWLTAAFSVGQLVVALLGAPIGRWIDRSGPRPAMVTGSLLAFPSLAAVALAPNPVVFFAAWIPAGAASAMLFYSPAFAALTRWYGERRVRALTMLTLVAGFASTIFAPLSAALDSAMDWRAAFLILAGIHLVVTLPLHVIFLRPSWPQVAESDTATSGASVRSIVRGRAFICLTAAFALCAFAVYGLVMHIVPLLASRGIDAQTASWALGLGGVGQVLGRFAYAPMARRLGVISRTVVILASCTVTTALLALLPADAALLLAAALLSGVARGIFTLLQATAVSDRWGATNYGLLNGIMHGPLLAAIALAPWGGTVLAIAVGGYQELFVLLALGVAVATVLAAATRPRGSGAA, encoded by the coding sequence GTGCCTACCCCCAGCACACCGGCGCCACTGCGTTGGGCTCTCGCGGCGCTGTGCGTCACCGTCACCGTCAGCTACGGGGTCCTCTTCTACGCGTTCCCCGTCCTCGCCTCCTCCATCGCCGACGACACCGGGTGGTCGCTGCCCTGGCTCACCGCGGCGTTCTCGGTCGGGCAGCTCGTAGTGGCGCTGTTGGGCGCACCGATCGGTCGGTGGATCGACCGCTCCGGACCACGGCCGGCCATGGTCACCGGGTCACTCCTCGCCTTCCCCTCCCTCGCGGCGGTCGCCCTCGCCCCCAACCCCGTCGTGTTCTTCGCCGCCTGGATCCCGGCCGGGGCGGCGAGCGCCATGCTCTTCTACTCCCCCGCCTTCGCCGCGTTGACCCGCTGGTACGGCGAGCGACGTGTGCGCGCGCTGACGATGCTGACGCTGGTCGCCGGGTTCGCGAGCACGATCTTCGCCCCACTCTCCGCCGCGTTGGACAGCGCCATGGACTGGCGCGCCGCCTTCCTGATCCTCGCCGGCATCCACCTGGTCGTCACCCTCCCGCTACACGTGATCTTCTTGCGACCGTCCTGGCCCCAGGTCGCGGAGAGCGACACGGCCACGTCCGGCGCGAGCGTCAGGTCGATCGTCCGGGGGCGGGCGTTCATCTGCCTCACCGCCGCGTTCGCGCTCTGCGCCTTCGCGGTCTACGGACTGGTGATGCACATCGTTCCCCTGCTGGCCAGCCGTGGGATCGACGCACAGACGGCCTCGTGGGCGCTGGGGTTGGGGGGCGTCGGCCAGGTGCTGGGGCGCTTCGCCTACGCCCCGATGGCCCGCCGCCTCGGCGTGATCAGCCGTACGGTCGTCATCCTGGCCTCGTGCACCGTCACCACGGCGCTGCTGGCGCTGCTCCCCGCGGACGCGGCCCTGCTGCTGGCGGCGGCCCTGCTGTCCGGTGTGGCGCGCGGAATCTTCACCCTGTTGCAGGCGACCGCGGTCAGCGACCGGTGGGGAGCCACCAACTACGGCCTGCTGAACGGGATCATGCACGGCCCCCTCCTGGCGGCGATCGCCCTCGCCCCGTGGGGCGGCACCGTGCTGGCTATCGCCGTCGGCGGCTATCAGGAGTTGTTCGTGCTGCTCGCGCTGGGTGTGGCCGTCGCGACGGTCCTCGCCGCGGCCACGCGCCCCCGAGGCTCAGGAGCGGCCTGA
- a CDS encoding histidine kinase produces the protein MGSTAFPLPRGWPEVVFAVGVAVASVVIELVTAFATDVPLEARNLVVLLVGAAALLTIRRLPILAAVVLALVAPAYYVLGDVDSGAGWLAFAIGVVWLAMERERVAAVTSALLSMILFATAEFSGQVPLRAVGVFVGIASVLALGEIARSRRAYLLEVKQRLAHAERTREEEARRRSTEERMRIARELHDVLAHQISLINVQAGAAVHRRDPERAYAALEEIRLASKGTLRELRTILGVLRQVDEDDAELLPTPGLARLDELAESTRRRGSTSGSSSTVRPGRCPQRSTPPLTVLCRSR, from the coding sequence ATGGGAAGCACAGCGTTCCCCCTCCCGCGCGGGTGGCCGGAGGTCGTGTTCGCCGTCGGTGTCGCGGTCGCCTCCGTCGTCATCGAGTTGGTGACGGCGTTCGCCACGGACGTGCCACTGGAGGCGCGGAACCTCGTCGTCCTCCTGGTGGGCGCGGCCGCGCTGCTCACCATCCGTCGGCTGCCCATCCTCGCCGCGGTCGTCCTCGCGCTGGTCGCCCCCGCCTACTACGTGCTGGGCGACGTGGACAGCGGAGCCGGGTGGCTCGCGTTCGCCATTGGTGTCGTGTGGCTCGCGATGGAGCGTGAACGCGTCGCCGCCGTGACCTCCGCGCTGCTCTCCATGATCCTCTTCGCGACCGCGGAGTTCTCCGGGCAAGTCCCGCTACGCGCCGTGGGCGTGTTCGTGGGGATCGCCAGCGTCCTGGCGCTCGGGGAGATCGCCCGCAGTCGCCGGGCCTACCTCCTTGAGGTCAAGCAGCGCCTGGCGCACGCCGAACGCACGCGTGAGGAGGAGGCGCGGCGGCGGTCCACCGAGGAACGCATGCGGATCGCCCGCGAACTCCACGACGTCCTCGCGCACCAGATCTCCCTCATCAACGTCCAGGCCGGCGCCGCCGTGCACCGTCGCGATCCCGAGCGGGCCTACGCGGCCCTGGAGGAGATCCGGCTCGCCAGCAAGGGGACCCTTCGGGAACTCCGCACGATCCTCGGCGTACTGCGCCAGGTGGACGAGGACGACGCCGAGCTTCTCCCCACCCCGGGGCTGGCCCGCCTGGACGAACTCGCCGAGAGCACGCGCCGGCGGGGCTCGACGTCCGGATCGTCGTCGACGGTACGACCAGGACGCTGCCCACAGCGGTCGACGCCGCCGCTTACCGTGTTGTGCAGGAGTCGTTGA